In Castor canadensis chromosome 11, mCasCan1.hap1v2, whole genome shotgun sequence, a single genomic region encodes these proteins:
- the Nucks1 gene encoding nuclear ubiquitous casein and cyclin-dependent kinase substrate 1 isoform X1, which translates to MSRPVRNRKVVDYSQFQESDDADEDYGRDSGPPAKKIRSSPREAKNKRRSGKNSQEDSEDSEEKDVKTKKDDSHSAEDSEDEKDDHKNVRQQRQAASKAASKQREMLMEDVGSEEEPEEEDEAPFQEKDSGSDEDFLMEDDDDSDYGSSKKKNKKMVKKSKPERKEKKMPKPRLKATVTPSPVKGKGKVGRPTASKTSKEKTPSPKEDDEEPESPPEKKTSASPPPEKSGDEGSEDEAQSGED; encoded by the exons AAATAGGAAGGTCGTTGATTATTCACAGTTTCAGGAATCGGATGATGCAG ATGAAGATTATGGAAGAGATTCAGGCCCTCCTGCTAAGAAGATTCGATCATCTCCCCGAGAAGCTAAAAATAAGAGACGATCTGGAAAGAATTCACAAGAAGATAG TGAGGACTCAGAAGAAAAAGATGTGAAGACCAAGAAGGATGATTCTCATTCAGCAG AGGACAGCGAAGATGAAAAAGATGATCATAAAAATGTACGCCAGCAACGGCAGGCAGCATCTAAAGCAGCTTCTAAACAGAGAGAGATGCTTATGGAAGATGTGGGCAGTGAGGAGGAGCCagaggaagaggatgaggcaCCATTCCAGGAGA AAGATTCCGGTAGCGACGAAGATTTCTTAATGGAAGATGATGATGATAGTGACTATGgcagttcaaaaaagaaaaacaaaaagatggttaaGAAGTCCAAacctgagagaaaagaaaagaaaatgcccaaACCCAGGCTAAAGGCTACAG tgacaCCAAGTCCAGTGAAAGGCAAAGGGAAAGTGGGTCGCCCCACAGCTTCAAAGACATCAAAGGAAAAGACTCCTTCTCCCAAAGAAGATGACGAGGAACCAGAAAGTCCTCCAGAAAAGAAGACATCTGCAAGTCCCCCACCTGAGAAATCTGGGGATGAAGGGTCTGAAGATGAAGCCCAGTCTGGGGAGGATTAA
- the Nucks1 gene encoding nuclear ubiquitous casein and cyclin-dependent kinase substrate 1 isoform X2 — MSRPVRNRKVVDYSQFQESDDADEDYGRDSGPPAKKIRSSPREAKNKRRSGKNSQEDSEDSEEKDVKTKKDDSHSAEDSEDEKDDHKNVRQQRQAASKAASKQREMLMEDVGSEEEPEEEDEAPFQENSGSDEDFLMEDDDDSDYGSSKKKNKKMVKKSKPERKEKKMPKPRLKATVTPSPVKGKGKVGRPTASKTSKEKTPSPKEDDEEPESPPEKKTSASPPPEKSGDEGSEDEAQSGED, encoded by the exons AAATAGGAAGGTCGTTGATTATTCACAGTTTCAGGAATCGGATGATGCAG ATGAAGATTATGGAAGAGATTCAGGCCCTCCTGCTAAGAAGATTCGATCATCTCCCCGAGAAGCTAAAAATAAGAGACGATCTGGAAAGAATTCACAAGAAGATAG TGAGGACTCAGAAGAAAAAGATGTGAAGACCAAGAAGGATGATTCTCATTCAGCAG AGGACAGCGAAGATGAAAAAGATGATCATAAAAATGTACGCCAGCAACGGCAGGCAGCATCTAAAGCAGCTTCTAAACAGAGAGAGATGCTTATGGAAGATGTGGGCAGTGAGGAGGAGCCagaggaagaggatgaggcaCCATTCCAGGAGA ATTCCGGTAGCGACGAAGATTTCTTAATGGAAGATGATGATGATAGTGACTATGgcagttcaaaaaagaaaaacaaaaagatggttaaGAAGTCCAAacctgagagaaaagaaaagaaaatgcccaaACCCAGGCTAAAGGCTACAG tgacaCCAAGTCCAGTGAAAGGCAAAGGGAAAGTGGGTCGCCCCACAGCTTCAAAGACATCAAAGGAAAAGACTCCTTCTCCCAAAGAAGATGACGAGGAACCAGAAAGTCCTCCAGAAAAGAAGACATCTGCAAGTCCCCCACCTGAGAAATCTGGGGATGAAGGGTCTGAAGATGAAGCCCAGTCTGGGGAGGATTAA